The Cervus elaphus chromosome 21, mCerEla1.1, whole genome shotgun sequence genome window below encodes:
- the LOC122679519 gene encoding cryptic protein-like isoform X2, giving the protein MTWSHSVRLLFLISLILQTIPMGNSCHTGKYKISREESSSGKAQKFQQKTLNWTLNNLREENDSTEGWKPQGSFPHSLTFQELSGNAADKGHLGAPPRPSCCQNGGTCVLSSFCVCPAHFTGRYCEHDQRRRPERLSHLTL; this is encoded by the exons ATGACCTGGAGCCATTCTGTTAG gCTTCTGTTTCTGATCAGTTTGATATTACagaccatccccatgggaaaCA GCTGTCATACAGGGAAATATAAAATTAGTAGAGAAGAAAGCAGCAGTGGTAAAGCTCAGAAGTTCCAGCAGAAAACACTCAACTGGACCTTGAATAATTTAAGGGAGGAGAATGACAGCACAGAAGGCTGGAAGCCTCAGGGTTCATTCCCCCACTCCTTGACTTTCCAAGAGCTAAGCGGCAATGCTGCAGACAAAGGTCATCTCG GTGCACCTCCGCGGCCGAGCTGCTGCCAGAACGGCGGCACCTGCGTGCTGAGCAGCTTCTGCGTGTGCCCCGCTCACTTCACCGGCCGCTACTGTGAGCACGACCAGAGGCGCAG